ATTCGAAGTGCCTATTTCATACGTATCTGGAAAAACGAGCGCCATTCTAAGAGAAACTTCACCTGGATCCTTTATCACACAGTTAATCTCTTTTCCTATGTATCTACTCGGTTTCCTCACCCAAGGAAGAGTCTCATTTAGGAATCTCAGAATCATATTTTCACCTCGTATCGATTTTATCAGATATAATTGAAAAGCGAGGTGAGAAAATGAAAGATTTGATAGTAAACTATGCGAAAGGTCAATTGGAACTTTTGAAAAGAATCATTGAACGTTCTAAAGGTGTATCTCTGCTCGTGGATGGAGAGGATCTCTCTTATCAAAAGGAGATCTCTCGAGCGTTGCCAGAATATGTGGAAAAATTTCCAGGCAAAGCATCGGATATCATGGAAATAGATCCGAAAGGAGAAAACATTGGAATTGACGAGATTCGTTCGATAAAGGATTTCTTGAACTACAGTCCGGAGCTTTACCTTAGAAAGTATGTAATAGTACACGATTGCGACAAGATGACACAACAAGCCGCTAACGCTTTTTTAAAAACTTTAGAAGAGCCACCAGAGTATGCTGTGATAATTTTGAACACAAAGCGTTGGCATTATCTTCTTCCTACGATCAGAAGCAGAGTTTTCAGGGTTAGTGTAAGAGTACCTAGGAACTTTTTGGATTCTTTAAAGGAAAAACTTGGAGAAATTTGGGAAGAAGTTTCCTTCTTGGAAAGAGATTTTCAGATTGCTTTGGAGGCTTATAAACTTGAGAAAAGTGGTGTCTTGAAGCTCTTAGAGAATACAAGGCACTTGGAGACAGACAAATTACTGAAGAAAATCTTGTTAGAGGGACTAGAAGGTTACGTAGCATGTTTGGAACTCCTCAGGAGATTCGTGGAGGTTGAAACGAAGACTTTCTTTGAAATTTTCGATAAACTTACCAATGCTGTCACAGGGAAGGACATGTTTCTTTTGATACAGAAATTGGTACGTATCGTGCTCTACAGAAACGATTGGGAAGACTCATCCGCTCAGAGAGACATATCGTTTTTAGATTCCATCTTGAGAACAAGAGTAGCGAACTTGAACTCTAGAATAACTCTCATGAACATTCTGATAATTCATAGAGAACGAAAGAGAGGTGTTA
The Thermotoga sp. KOL6 genome window above contains:
- a CDS encoding DNA polymerase III subunit delta', with protein sequence MKDLIVNYAKGQLELLKRIIERSKGVSLLVDGEDLSYQKEISRALPEYVEKFPGKASDIMEIDPKGENIGIDEIRSIKDFLNYSPELYLRKYVIVHDCDKMTQQAANAFLKTLEEPPEYAVIILNTKRWHYLLPTIRSRVFRVSVRVPRNFLDSLKEKLGEIWEEVSFLERDFQIALEAYKLEKSGVLKLLENTRHLETDKLLKKILLEGLEGYVACLELLRRFVEVETKTFFEIFDKLTNAVTGKDMFLLIQKLVRIVLYRNDWEDSSAQRDISFLDSILRTRVANLNSRITLMNILIIHRERKRGVNSWS